The following proteins are co-located in the Nonlabens ponticola genome:
- a CDS encoding WG repeat-containing protein, giving the protein MSKKSFLFTALLSLIVFQGFSQQCDCPEWNGTVIPELVGDPCSYNGDNPSLKEFAAYECCHKNCKAKQREEYSKIKEREQKHSQLFSEYRQYLNNKDWSGAISMADRIIAMNRSYSDRGAQQQVENFERSKADLRKRIEEDKSSTVENTISIDNSLSPAYQDQQSTQTVYQNALDNYNNQIAQEQAQIEYFNAGVQQAIVNAFDGSGNIDVAAVVANLPQAQTEAQGYTNLAVAGAATVVSIFQERAARRAAENESRQQRWAAEYALVKDGEGLYDKVGRKQGVWTYYSKQMLPQVTGKYIDGKKDGIWVELEYTPFKSKGIWYYSTNYDDSKAYLYVNGEKIAEYPVKSGSDTRPNEFTAYGAIVTVDGQEYEVGRWLVYDKYDNEYIEGFRNMKGKQGEWKARRTSPNDKGRYNVEPVHEPLYGYKYTRENLFFEDNLSHGTFTSTYVVSKTSEYDVLTRGQFYQGKKVGKWYYYQKIQEGATFLSDILSYKDDKLNGLQQSFYRSEGEPKLKETYVAVDGLKNGFNSFYDVEGNMLKKAQYKDGILNGEQVTYYKNGTIRMIGSAVDGEMDGEMQLFYINGDRNIEGFYSKGKPKGEFTFYRDDNKFLQVGLKDNMYHGLKRSFTPEGKVISQGEFDNGVAIGTHFMKNSQGDKDIYKLTYNKGELKEKTGQLLSTDDYVISLNNGKYDDAYKFTNDQKTVIGTYDNGLRVGSWEIIDNARVTNLKFEENGLRDGAITIVDGSAKTIGQYEQDLPVGLWETTQSFQSGELQERFKFQYINGKKDGEWFKEYRKKPGKKLKTTSVKYYDNGERTGTWNNSYTFITKVNNRQYYGESEDNISWSEKKSFIKNDARKLLLDNFPETPFSYIAYLAPMLQYMLEHEISQEDLDDIKENPKKFKRAIDRLRGTYSISIYTSIENEQALGYSVIRFNDINIDFTPVLDQFGEIVFIDEFEFMNVPVQGLTAAKRQGKWGYLNSKFETVIPFVYMDAKPFKNGIAQVTDEFGAYYINASGEKVIDIWPLKYDAQNSNPLEMGVPSGTLEP; this is encoded by the coding sequence AGTACTTAAATAACAAGGACTGGTCTGGTGCAATTTCTATGGCTGATAGAATTATAGCTATGAATCGCTCTTATAGTGATAGAGGAGCGCAGCAGCAAGTAGAGAATTTTGAACGTAGCAAGGCTGATTTAAGGAAAAGGATCGAGGAAGATAAATCGTCGACGGTAGAAAACACCATTAGTATAGACAACTCGCTATCACCAGCTTATCAGGACCAGCAGAGCACTCAAACGGTATATCAAAATGCCCTGGATAATTACAATAATCAAATTGCACAGGAACAGGCACAAATTGAATATTTCAATGCTGGTGTACAACAAGCTATTGTCAATGCTTTTGATGGATCAGGAAATATAGATGTCGCAGCAGTTGTTGCAAATTTACCTCAAGCACAAACTGAAGCTCAAGGCTACACAAATCTTGCGGTGGCTGGAGCCGCTACCGTTGTTTCTATATTTCAAGAGCGTGCCGCTCGCCGTGCAGCAGAAAATGAAAGCAGGCAGCAAAGATGGGCAGCAGAATATGCTCTAGTCAAAGATGGCGAAGGCCTTTATGATAAAGTAGGCAGGAAACAAGGAGTATGGACATATTATAGCAAGCAAATGCTACCTCAAGTGACCGGGAAATATATCGATGGTAAAAAAGATGGTATATGGGTTGAGCTGGAGTATACCCCATTTAAATCTAAAGGTATCTGGTATTATTCAACAAATTACGACGACTCAAAGGCATACTTGTATGTAAACGGAGAAAAAATCGCGGAGTATCCTGTTAAGAGTGGCTCCGATACTAGGCCCAATGAGTTTACGGCCTATGGAGCAATTGTTACTGTTGATGGCCAAGAGTATGAGGTAGGTCGCTGGTTAGTCTATGATAAATATGACAATGAATACATAGAAGGGTTTAGAAACATGAAAGGGAAACAAGGTGAATGGAAAGCGAGAAGAACTTCACCTAATGACAAGGGTCGCTATAATGTTGAACCAGTGCATGAACCTTTATATGGATATAAGTATACTAGAGAGAATCTATTCTTTGAAGATAATTTATCTCATGGGACATTTACCTCTACATATGTCGTCAGTAAAACTTCAGAATACGATGTGCTTACTCGAGGTCAGTTTTATCAAGGTAAAAAAGTGGGTAAATGGTACTACTATCAAAAAATACAAGAAGGTGCGACTTTTTTAAGTGATATACTATCGTACAAGGATGATAAACTCAATGGATTGCAACAAAGCTTTTATAGGTCTGAGGGCGAACCTAAACTTAAAGAAACCTATGTAGCGGTAGATGGGCTTAAAAATGGATTCAATTCATTTTATGATGTGGAAGGTAATATGTTGAAAAAAGCTCAATACAAGGATGGGATCTTAAACGGTGAACAAGTGACATATTATAAAAACGGCACTATACGAATGATAGGCAGTGCTGTTGATGGAGAGATGGATGGAGAGATGCAGTTATTCTATATAAATGGTGACAGGAATATTGAAGGATTTTATAGCAAGGGTAAGCCTAAAGGAGAATTTACCTTTTACCGCGATGATAATAAATTTTTACAAGTAGGTCTCAAGGATAATATGTATCATGGACTCAAGAGAAGTTTCACTCCAGAGGGCAAGGTTATATCCCAAGGTGAGTTTGATAATGGTGTAGCAATAGGCACACACTTCATGAAAAATTCTCAAGGTGATAAGGACATATATAAGCTTACCTATAATAAGGGTGAATTGAAGGAAAAAACAGGTCAGCTTTTAAGTACAGATGACTATGTCATCTCGCTTAATAACGGTAAGTATGATGATGCCTATAAGTTCACAAACGATCAAAAAACCGTAATTGGCACCTATGATAATGGTTTGCGAGTAGGATCATGGGAAATTATCGATAATGCTCGGGTTACAAATCTCAAGTTTGAGGAAAATGGTCTTAGAGATGGCGCAATCACCATAGTCGATGGATCGGCTAAAACAATAGGACAGTATGAACAGGACTTGCCGGTAGGATTATGGGAGACAACTCAAAGTTTTCAAAGTGGTGAATTACAAGAGCGATTTAAATTCCAGTACATAAATGGTAAAAAGGATGGAGAATGGTTTAAGGAATACCGCAAGAAACCAGGTAAAAAGCTCAAGACAACTAGTGTAAAGTACTATGACAATGGTGAGCGAACTGGAACATGGAATAACAGCTATACCTTTATAACTAAGGTCAATAACCGACAGTATTATGGCGAGTCAGAGGACAACATAAGCTGGAGTGAAAAAAAGAGCTTTATTAAAAATGATGCCCGCAAACTTTTGCTAGATAACTTCCCGGAAACCCCATTTAGCTACATTGCTTACCTAGCTCCTATGCTTCAATATATGCTGGAACATGAAATTTCTCAGGAAGATCTGGACGATATAAAAGAGAACCCTAAGAAATTCAAGCGCGCTATAGATAGATTGAGAGGTACTTATTCCATATCAATATACACATCGATTGAAAACGAGCAAGCCTTAGGTTACAGCGTCATCCGCTTCAATGATATTAATATTGATTTTACTCCTGTTTTAGATCAATTTGGCGAGATAGTTTTTATAGATGAATTTGAGTTTATGAATGTGCCTGTGCAAGGATTAACCGCTGCCAAAAGACAAGGAAAATGGGGCTATCTCAATAGCAAGTTTGAGACCGTGATACCTTTTGTTTACATGGATGCAAAACCATTTAAAAATGGCATAGCACAAGTGACTGATGAATTTGGCGCGTATTACATAAATGCGTCTGGTGAAAAAGTGATTGATATTTGGCCACTTAAATATGATGCCCAGAATTCAAACCCTCTTGAAATGGGAGTTCCTAGTGGCACATTGGAGCCATAG